The Anolis carolinensis isolate JA03-04 chromosome 2, rAnoCar3.1.pri, whole genome shotgun sequence genome has a window encoding:
- the rfk gene encoding riboflavin kinase, producing the protein MKHLPYFCRGEVVRGFGRGSKELGIPTANFSEEVVDSFPADISTGIYYGWACVGNGDVHKMVLSIGWNPYYKNVKKSVETHIIHTFEEDFYGEILSIIIVGYIRPEKNFESLDALIAAIKSDIEESEKTLEFPEHQKLKHHSFFQKDGAITMANGH; encoded by the exons ATGAAGCACCTGCCGTATTTCTGCCGGGGCGAGGTCGTGCGAGGCTTCGGCCGGGGCTCCAAGGAGCTCGGCATCCCCACAG CTAACTTTTCTGAGGAGGTGGTTGATAGTTTCCCAGCTGATATCTCTACGGGTATTTACTATGGATGGGCTTGTgttggaaatggagatgtgcataaAATGGTTCTCAGCATAGGCTGGAATCCTTATTACAAGAACGTTAAGAAATCTGTG gaAACACATATCATTCACACCTTTGAGGAAGATTTTTATGGAGAAATACTTAGTATAATTATTGTTGGATATATACGACCAGAAAAAAACTTTGAATCTTTAG ATGCACTCATAGCAGCCATTAAATCTGATATTGAAGAATCTGAAAAAACACTAGAATTCCCAGAACACCAGAAATTAAAACATCACAGTTTTTTTCAGAAGGATGGTGCTATCACTATGGCTAATGGCCATTGA